In one Echinicola marina genomic region, the following are encoded:
- a CDS encoding nitrous oxide reductase accessory protein NosL codes for MIVWLVIIGFGCSSGPEPILFGEDYCHYCKMGIVDKRFGAELITDKHRVYKFDALECLMDFIQEQPNDYQQILALPYDGTGTLKPVASLVFAVSQEYKSPMGRNIAAFLPQAAPKGKLMSWEELVSSKP; via the coding sequence ATGATAGTTTGGCTTGTTATAATCGGATTTGGTTGCAGTTCAGGTCCCGAGCCCATTCTGTTTGGAGAAGACTACTGCCATTATTGTAAGATGGGAATTGTGGATAAGCGCTTTGGTGCTGAATTGATTACAGATAAACACAGGGTGTATAAGTTTGATGCTTTGGAATGTTTGATGGACTTTATTCAGGAGCAGCCAAATGATTATCAACAAATACTGGCTTTACCCTATGATGGTACTGGAACATTGAAACCGGTGGCATCACTGGTATTTGCCGTTTCTCAGGAGTATAAGAGTCCTATGGGAAGAAACATCGCGGCATTTCTACCCCAAGCTGCTCCAAAGGGAAAATTAATGAGCTGGGAAGAATTAGTCAGTAGTAAGCCATAA
- the nosZ gene encoding Sec-dependent nitrous-oxide reductase, whose protein sequence is MRTRKVNMIISLVTIMGGMALVVACGQRNATTVIEGDAAEQVYIAPGEYDEFYAFLSGGFSGQITVYGLPSGRLLREVPVFSQYPENGYGYSEESKPMFNTSYGFVPWDDSHHIELSQQNGEFDGRWLFVNGNNTPRIARVDLSTFETVEILEIPDVAGLHCAPFITENSEYLVSGTRFSIPIPQKDVPIDTYKENFKGLINYVSLDQDHGTMELAFQIEMPGFNYDLARNGKAVSHGWSFLTTYNSEQAHSLLEVNASQKDKDLMAIINWKKAEEYVAAGKFTERPTSYYHNLMDESTGIAHSQEMKMTRILKPEDCPEMVYFIPVPKSPHGCDVDPSGEYIVGNGKLSADMSVYSFSKIMKAIEEKNFDGEIEGIPVINYDAGLHGILQKPGLGPLHTEFDEGGNAYTTFFISSEVVKWNVDNLEILDREATFYSPGHLVIPGGETRKPEGKYLVAMNKITKDRYLPTGPELAHSAQLFDISGDKMKLLLDFPTKGEPHYAQAIRADKVKPNSKKFYNIEENAHPYATLGESKTKVVREGDEVHVYMTAMRSHLAPDNIEGFKVGDKVFFHVTNLEQDWDVPHGFAIQGATNAELLVMPGQTKTLLWEPKKVGVYAFYCTDFCSALHQEMSGYARVSAKGADVPLKWGLNETLRENQEQAEKFYEQLENKSK, encoded by the coding sequence ATGAGAACTAGAAAAGTAAATATGATCATAAGTTTGGTAACCATTATGGGGGGGATGGCCCTTGTGGTTGCCTGCGGGCAAAGAAATGCAACGACGGTTATCGAAGGAGATGCCGCGGAGCAGGTGTATATAGCTCCTGGTGAGTATGATGAATTCTATGCCTTTCTCTCAGGGGGATTTAGTGGGCAGATTACTGTTTATGGATTGCCATCCGGAAGGTTGTTGCGTGAGGTGCCTGTTTTTTCCCAATATCCAGAAAACGGCTATGGTTATAGTGAAGAGAGTAAGCCTATGTTCAATACCTCCTATGGCTTTGTTCCTTGGGATGATTCCCATCACATAGAGCTTTCCCAACAAAATGGAGAGTTTGACGGAAGATGGCTGTTTGTGAACGGGAACAACACCCCTCGCATTGCCCGGGTGGATCTTAGTACATTCGAAACGGTCGAAATACTTGAAATTCCCGATGTCGCCGGCCTTCATTGTGCGCCATTTATCACGGAAAACTCGGAGTATTTGGTTTCCGGAACACGGTTTAGCATTCCTATTCCACAAAAGGATGTCCCTATCGATACCTATAAAGAAAATTTCAAGGGGTTGATCAACTATGTGTCCTTGGATCAAGATCATGGAACCATGGAACTGGCATTTCAGATAGAAATGCCAGGGTTCAACTATGATCTGGCAAGAAATGGAAAAGCAGTATCCCATGGTTGGAGTTTTCTGACCACCTATAATTCTGAGCAAGCGCATTCCCTTTTGGAAGTGAATGCTTCCCAAAAAGATAAAGACCTTATGGCAATTATCAACTGGAAGAAAGCAGAAGAGTATGTTGCTGCTGGTAAATTTACAGAAAGACCTACTTCCTATTACCATAATCTTATGGATGAGAGTACAGGGATTGCCCATTCCCAAGAAATGAAGATGACAAGGATTTTGAAGCCTGAGGACTGTCCTGAAATGGTCTATTTCATTCCTGTTCCCAAATCCCCACATGGCTGTGATGTGGACCCTTCAGGGGAATATATTGTGGGTAATGGTAAATTATCAGCAGACATGTCGGTATATTCTTTTAGTAAAATCATGAAAGCTATTGAAGAAAAGAACTTTGATGGGGAAATAGAAGGGATTCCAGTCATCAATTACGATGCAGGGCTTCATGGAATACTTCAAAAACCAGGGCTAGGTCCTTTGCATACCGAATTTGATGAAGGTGGAAATGCTTATACAACCTTTTTTATTTCCTCTGAAGTGGTCAAATGGAATGTGGACAATCTTGAGATATTGGATAGGGAAGCTACATTTTATTCTCCGGGTCACTTGGTCATTCCAGGAGGAGAAACCAGGAAACCAGAAGGGAAATATTTGGTGGCAATGAATAAGATTACCAAGGACCGTTATTTACCTACAGGACCAGAACTTGCACATTCAGCCCAGCTCTTTGACATAAGTGGAGATAAAATGAAACTCTTACTGGATTTCCCAACGAAAGGGGAACCGCATTATGCACAGGCCATAAGGGCGGATAAAGTCAAACCAAACTCCAAGAAGTTTTACAATATTGAAGAAAACGCCCACCCTTATGCGACCTTGGGAGAAAGTAAAACTAAGGTGGTAAGAGAAGGTGATGAGGTTCATGTTTATATGACAGCTATGCGCAGTCACTTGGCCCCGGACAATATTGAAGGCTTCAAAGTGGGGGACAAGGTGTTTTTCCATGTGACTAATTTGGAGCAGGACTGGGATGTGCCCCATGGATTTGCGATACAAGGGGCAACTAACGCAGAACTGTTGGTGATGCCTGGCCAGACGAAAACCTTACTTTGGGAACCTAAGAAAGTGGGAGTATATGCTTTTTACTGTACGGATTTCTGCTCTGCGTTGCACCAAGAGATGTCCGGTTACGCCCGTGTTTCAGCAAAAGGAGCAGATGTTCCTTTGAAATGGGGATTGAATGAAACTTTAAGGGAAAACCAGGAACAAGCGGAAAAGTTTTATGAACAATTGGAAAACAAGTCTAAATAA
- a CDS encoding c-type cytochrome, whose protein sequence is MKKRILPLILLVTSLISSCGSGGGGEEKKTDTGTEIKSELPSSIQEGKGVGGITDVELSDEPDAAMVAEGQAIYDMKCASCHKLTDQRVVGPGFQGVTNRRKPEWIMNMITNTDVMLDKDPEAQKLLEECLTRMPNQNVKEKDARDILEFLRRNDLDKTGEKDGAI, encoded by the coding sequence ATGAAAAAACGAATCTTACCATTAATTCTATTGGTCACATCACTGATCAGTTCCTGTGGATCAGGGGGAGGGGGCGAAGAAAAGAAAACTGATACGGGAACAGAAATAAAGAGTGAACTGCCCAGTTCTATTCAAGAAGGAAAAGGGGTAGGTGGCATCACTGATGTGGAGCTCTCAGATGAGCCTGATGCTGCCATGGTGGCTGAAGGACAGGCTATTTATGACATGAAATGCGCCTCATGTCATAAACTTACAGACCAGCGTGTAGTGGGACCCGGATTTCAGGGGGTTACCAATCGTAGAAAACCCGAATGGATCATGAACATGATTACTAATACCGATGTGATGTTGGACAAGGATCCCGAGGCTCAAAAACTTTTGGAGGAGTGCCTAACGCGTATGCCTAACCAAAATGTAAAAGAGAAGGATGCCCGGGATATTCTTGAATTTTTACGTCGAAACGATCTGGACAAGACCGGAGAAAAAGATGGAGCCATTTGA
- a CDS encoding hemerythrin domain-containing protein, which yields MMTFNNKPNDELVSENLNAAIFQVFKNDCTGFRLEPGNLMKALGLIQSEESVSLEEFFTWPIDLLADYIEKKHHSYIEQRVPVLLDMLNKLCRLHGDDHIELLDIYRGFCKVASELNSDLLKEELILFPYIRKMVQLANEGSSLDDPRFRSVKYHVLQMMREHELDVDDFKQIRNLTSDYCPPKDACKTYKVAFALLNEFEKELHLHIFLESAILFPKAIAFESNINRI from the coding sequence ATGATGACTTTTAACAATAAACCAAATGATGAGTTGGTGTCTGAAAATCTTAATGCAGCTATCTTTCAGGTCTTTAAAAATGACTGTACGGGTTTTCGATTGGAGCCTGGTAATCTAATGAAGGCTTTGGGATTAATACAGTCGGAAGAGAGCGTTTCCTTAGAGGAATTTTTCACTTGGCCCATAGACTTATTGGCAGATTATATTGAAAAGAAGCACCATAGTTATATAGAGCAAAGGGTTCCCGTGCTTTTGGATATGCTGAATAAGCTGTGCCGGTTACACGGAGATGATCATATAGAATTGCTGGATATTTATAGAGGTTTTTGTAAGGTAGCTAGTGAGCTTAATAGCGACTTATTGAAAGAAGAATTAATACTTTTTCCTTATATCAGAAAAATGGTCCAATTGGCAAATGAGGGAAGTAGTTTGGATGATCCTAGGTTTAGATCGGTCAAATACCATGTGTTGCAAATGATGAGAGAGCATGAATTGGATGTGGATGATTTCAAACAGATTAGAAACTTGACATCTGATTATTGTCCACCAAAGGATGCCTGCAAGACTTACAAGGTGGCATTCGCATTACTAAATGAGTTTGAGAAAGAGCTTCATTTACATATTTTCCTTGAAAGTGCTATTCTATTTCCAAAAGCGATTGCTTTTGAAAGCAATATAAATCGGATATAA
- a CDS encoding 6-pyruvoyl trahydropterin synthase family protein, producing MLSITKRFEFEMAHLLSDYKGKCSFLHGHSYKLEVSITGELAEGTDMLVDFNVIKELVEKEVIILLDHRLVLKDNHQNIKRFAISGEDVLWLPFEPTAERLILWIKEKIAIGLPKNIELYRLKLSETNTCFVEWINDR from the coding sequence ATGCTGAGCATAACTAAACGATTTGAATTTGAAATGGCCCATTTGCTTTCTGATTATAAGGGTAAATGTTCTTTTTTGCATGGACATAGTTATAAGTTGGAAGTAAGTATCACAGGGGAATTGGCAGAAGGCACAGATATGCTTGTTGACTTCAATGTGATCAAGGAGCTGGTAGAAAAGGAAGTGATCATTTTACTGGACCATCGACTGGTACTGAAAGACAACCATCAAAATATTAAGCGATTTGCCATTAGTGGAGAGGATGTTTTATGGTTACCATTTGAGCCAACTGCTGAGAGATTGATACTTTGGATAAAGGAAAAAATAGCCATTGGTCTACCAAAAAATATAGAACTGTACCGGTTAAAACTATCAGAAACTAATACCTGTTTTGTAGAATGGATTAATGATAGATAA
- a CDS encoding L-aspartate oxidase, giving the protein MKETLIHTDVLIVGTGIAGLSCALEMAHLYPEYRITLLDKSFDRNSNSQHAQGGMAAVMSPDHDSFQSHFNDTLRAGRWVNQAAVVDYFVRKAPEAIHWLETLGVKFDKETLGDYQLGMEGGHAHPRIVHQKDWTGKEVLSVLWNCVIIHDRIKVLSGYLAKDLWGISFEYGGKLEKCCGIKGFDLSNGNPVIIHSDITILATGGCGRLFARTTNAEIATGDGVAMASRAGVELRDMHYYQFHPTALYDRQNGRALLLTEALRGAGAHIVNDQGERFLWKGDKRGELATRDIICALMENEMTSKGVDYLYLDARHLGSVCLKKNFPQVVGNCLGLGFHPAEDLLPILPAAHYQCGGIVVDLLGRSSLEGLYALGECASTGLHGKNRLASNSLTEGVVFARKLAKELVKFEISNPPLNISEGIKEMGKCSLEEVPQFLEIRTSLQKEMNKLIFSKDQITLINQVSSKVEKWKIIIERKLASKSGIELQNLLDVAEVMCKSFKDQLEEHAEHN; this is encoded by the coding sequence ATGAAAGAGACCCTGATTCATACGGATGTACTGATTGTAGGTACTGGGATAGCGGGTTTATCCTGTGCTTTGGAAATGGCTCATTTATATCCCGAATATCGAATTACCCTGTTGGATAAAAGTTTTGACAGAAACAGTAACAGTCAGCATGCTCAAGGAGGAATGGCCGCCGTGATGAGTCCAGATCATGATAGCTTCCAATCTCATTTCAATGATACCCTTAGAGCAGGTAGATGGGTAAATCAAGCAGCCGTAGTGGATTATTTTGTAAGGAAAGCACCTGAGGCGATACACTGGTTGGAAACATTGGGAGTGAAATTTGACAAAGAAACCCTCGGAGATTATCAATTGGGCATGGAAGGAGGACATGCCCATCCTAGAATAGTCCATCAAAAGGATTGGACAGGAAAAGAAGTGCTCTCAGTGCTATGGAATTGTGTCATTATCCATGATCGGATAAAGGTCTTATCCGGTTATCTGGCCAAGGATTTATGGGGGATTTCTTTTGAATATGGAGGAAAACTCGAGAAATGTTGCGGCATTAAAGGCTTTGACCTTTCCAATGGGAATCCTGTGATCATCCATTCAGACATTACCATTCTGGCGACCGGTGGCTGTGGGCGATTGTTTGCCAGGACGACCAATGCTGAAATCGCGACAGGGGATGGAGTGGCCATGGCCAGTAGGGCGGGAGTGGAGCTCAGGGATATGCACTACTACCAATTCCATCCCACCGCATTATATGATAGGCAGAACGGAAGGGCATTACTGCTCACTGAAGCCTTGCGAGGTGCAGGAGCACATATAGTCAATGATCAGGGTGAACGGTTTTTATGGAAAGGGGACAAGAGGGGGGAGCTGGCGACGAGAGATATCATCTGTGCTTTGATGGAAAATGAAATGACCAGTAAGGGAGTAGACTATCTCTATTTGGATGCCCGTCATTTGGGAAGTGTATGTTTGAAGAAGAATTTTCCACAAGTAGTGGGAAATTGCCTTGGTTTGGGCTTTCATCCTGCTGAAGATCTGTTGCCCATATTACCAGCAGCACATTACCAGTGTGGAGGTATAGTAGTTGATTTACTGGGAAGGAGCAGTTTGGAAGGGCTTTATGCTTTGGGAGAATGTGCATCCACAGGACTGCACGGTAAAAACAGATTGGCATCCAATTCATTGACAGAAGGAGTGGTATTTGCACGGAAATTGGCAAAGGAACTTGTGAAATTCGAAATATCTAATCCGCCATTGAATATAAGTGAAGGTATTAAGGAAATGGGTAAATGTTCCTTAGAGGAAGTTCCTCAATTTTTGGAAATTAGGACATCTCTTCAAAAAGAAATGAACAAGTTGATTTTCAGTAAAGATCAAATAACATTAATAAATCAGGTAAGTAGTAAGGTGGAAAAATGGAAAATCATCATTGAACGCAAACTAGCCAGCAAATCTGGTATAGAACTTCAGAATTTATTGGATGTAGCTGAAGTTATGTGCAAATCCTTTAAAGATCAATTAGAAGAGCATGCTGAGCATAACTAA
- the nadA gene encoding quinolinate synthase NadA: MEELLEKIHQLKQHYNAVILAHYYQDPAIQDLADFVGDSLDLSRKARDSDAEVIVFAGVHFMAETAKILNPSKKVLLPDLDAGCSLADSCTGKAFKEWKMQYPDHISVTYINCSAEVKAESDWVCTSANALKVIQAIPEDKQILFAPDKNLGNYLIKETGRNMVLWNGECMVHKAFSMEKLMKLWQQYPAARLIAHPESEDHVIRVAEFIGSTSALLNYVQDSDKDTFIVATEHGILHEMQRRAPEKLLIPAPSKDNNSCACSECAFMKMNTMEKIYECLLHGKPEIQLDESLMKSALRPIERMLSLD; encoded by the coding sequence ATGGAAGAATTATTAGAAAAGATACATCAATTAAAACAGCATTATAATGCGGTAATCCTGGCACATTATTACCAAGATCCAGCCATTCAAGACTTGGCGGACTTTGTAGGGGACAGCTTGGATTTGTCCAGAAAGGCCAGAGACAGTGATGCGGAAGTGATTGTCTTTGCTGGGGTGCATTTTATGGCAGAAACAGCCAAAATACTCAATCCGTCCAAAAAGGTTTTGTTGCCTGACTTGGATGCCGGATGCTCGTTGGCAGACTCCTGTACCGGAAAGGCCTTTAAGGAATGGAAGATGCAATATCCTGATCACATTTCAGTGACCTATATTAATTGTTCTGCAGAGGTCAAAGCAGAGAGTGATTGGGTATGCACTTCGGCAAACGCACTAAAAGTGATCCAGGCTATTCCTGAAGATAAGCAGATACTATTTGCTCCTGATAAGAACTTGGGGAATTACCTGATCAAGGAAACAGGTAGGAATATGGTGCTTTGGAACGGAGAGTGTATGGTTCATAAGGCTTTTTCAATGGAGAAGCTCATGAAACTTTGGCAACAATACCCCGCTGCAAGATTGATAGCCCATCCAGAATCTGAAGATCATGTAATTCGAGTGGCTGAATTTATAGGTTCTACCTCTGCCTTGTTAAACTATGTGCAAGACTCCGATAAGGACACTTTCATAGTAGCCACTGAGCACGGCATACTTCATGAAATGCAAAGACGGGCTCCTGAGAAGCTGCTGATTCCTGCCCCGTCAAAGGACAATAATAGTTGCGCTTGCAGCGAATGTGCCTTCATGAAAATGAATACGATGGAAAAAATATATGAATGCCTGCTGCATGGAAAACCGGAAATACAGTTGGACGAAAGCCTTATGAAATCCGCTCTTAGGCCTATTGAACGCATGTTGAGCTTAGATTGA
- a CDS encoding ribonucleoside triphosphate reductase → MEHYVIKRNGNYEPFRAFKIEDALKKSFKSISASYNPTIYKEVINLLQSRTTWAVEEIQDIIEKSLFKNGDFDAMRSFMLYRHTRKLQREHIQGLNEDTTYIDSTQTIEEYISRTDWRIKANANTSYSNAGLVNNVAGKIIANFWLDKVYSKEEGYAHRNGDIHIHDLDCLTGYCAGWSLRVLLNEGFNGVRSRVESRPPSHFREALGQMSNFLGILQSEWAGAQAFSSFDTYLAPYIFKDQLEYEDILKAIRSFVYNLNVPARWGQSPFTNITLDWEVPDDLKDQIPTKNNQHLFKGLTPDRLLEKARNRGVKSLEELKYSHFKPEMDLINKAYYTVMTEGDANGQPFTFPIPTVNITEDFDWHGPNTDLLFENTAKIGSSYFQNFIGSQYIIDEKGEKTENPNAYKPNAVRSMCCRLQLDLRELLKRGNGLFGSAEMTGSIGVVTINMARLGYQYAGNEPELYKRLTQLLDMAKSTLEKKRKFIQEMYDRGLYPYTKRYLSHFRNHFSTIGVNGMNEMVRNFTIDQEDLTGNFGKNMTSEMLDFIRKKMREFQEETGNLYNLEATPAEGTTYRFAKEDKKRFPDIIQAGHEPNIYYTNSSQIPVHFTDDPFEALLLQDELQCKYTGGTVLHLYMREKISSAEACRSLVRKVISNFQLPYVTITPVFSICPVHGYLQGEHEYCPKCDEQLFIEKLQKESNENNYSN, encoded by the coding sequence ATGGAACATTACGTCATCAAAAGGAATGGAAACTATGAACCCTTTCGGGCCTTCAAAATTGAGGATGCTCTAAAAAAAAGCTTCAAGAGCATTTCTGCCTCCTATAACCCTACTATCTATAAAGAGGTTATTAATCTGCTACAATCCCGAACCACTTGGGCTGTAGAGGAAATTCAGGATATAATTGAAAAATCCCTATTTAAAAATGGGGACTTCGATGCCATGCGCTCCTTTATGCTCTATCGACACACAAGAAAGCTTCAACGTGAACATATCCAAGGACTAAATGAGGACACAACCTATATCGATAGCACCCAAACCATCGAGGAATACATTAGCAGAACGGACTGGAGAATAAAGGCCAATGCGAATACTTCCTATTCCAATGCAGGACTGGTCAATAATGTGGCAGGAAAGATTATCGCTAACTTTTGGCTAGACAAAGTATATTCTAAGGAAGAGGGATATGCCCACCGCAATGGGGACATCCATATACATGATTTGGACTGTCTTACTGGATATTGTGCAGGATGGAGCCTGAGGGTGCTCTTGAATGAAGGATTCAATGGTGTCCGAAGCCGAGTAGAAAGCCGTCCCCCCTCACATTTCAGGGAAGCCCTGGGACAGATGTCTAACTTTTTGGGCATACTACAAAGCGAATGGGCCGGTGCTCAGGCCTTCAGTTCTTTTGACACCTATTTAGCTCCTTATATCTTTAAGGACCAGCTAGAATATGAAGATATTCTAAAAGCCATCCGAAGCTTTGTCTATAACCTCAATGTCCCTGCCCGGTGGGGACAATCCCCTTTTACCAATATTACCCTGGACTGGGAAGTTCCTGATGATTTGAAAGATCAAATACCAACTAAAAACAACCAGCACCTATTCAAGGGACTGACACCTGATAGGCTATTGGAAAAGGCCCGTAATCGGGGGGTAAAATCATTAGAAGAACTAAAATACAGTCACTTTAAGCCCGAAATGGACTTAATCAATAAGGCTTATTATACAGTAATGACAGAAGGTGATGCTAATGGTCAGCCCTTCACCTTTCCCATCCCTACGGTCAATATTACCGAGGACTTTGATTGGCACGGACCAAACACTGACTTGCTATTTGAAAATACCGCAAAGATCGGTTCTTCCTACTTCCAGAATTTCATAGGAAGTCAGTATATCATTGATGAAAAAGGGGAGAAAACTGAAAACCCTAATGCTTATAAGCCCAATGCCGTCCGAAGTATGTGTTGCAGGCTTCAGTTGGATTTACGTGAGCTCCTAAAAAGAGGCAATGGATTATTTGGCAGTGCAGAAATGACTGGAAGTATCGGAGTGGTAACCATTAATATGGCCCGTTTAGGCTATCAATATGCAGGTAATGAACCTGAATTATACAAAAGACTTACTCAGCTATTGGACATGGCCAAATCTACTTTGGAGAAAAAAAGGAAGTTTATCCAAGAAATGTATGACCGTGGACTTTATCCCTATACCAAAAGATATCTAAGCCATTTTCGCAACCATTTTTCCACTATTGGGGTAAACGGGATGAATGAAATGGTACGCAATTTCACCATTGATCAGGAAGACCTTACCGGAAATTTCGGGAAAAATATGACTTCAGAAATGCTTGATTTCATCCGAAAAAAAATGAGGGAATTCCAGGAAGAAACAGGGAACCTATACAACCTTGAAGCTACCCCTGCGGAAGGGACTACCTATCGCTTCGCCAAAGAAGACAAAAAGAGATTCCCGGACATTATACAGGCAGGACACGAACCAAACATATATTACACCAATAGTTCACAAATTCCAGTCCACTTTACTGACGATCCTTTTGAAGCCTTACTGCTACAGGATGAGTTGCAGTGCAAGTATACGGGAGGAACGGTACTCCATCTTTATATGAGGGAAAAAATCTCCTCTGCAGAAGCATGTCGGTCCTTGGTTCGTAAAGTTATTTCTAATTTCCAACTTCCTTATGTAACAATTACACCTGTATTCAGTATTTGTCCAGTCCATGGCTACCTCCAAGGGGAACATGAATACTGCCCAAAATGTGATGAACAACTGTTTATTGAAAAGCTTCAAAAAGAATCAAACGAGAATAATTATTCAAATTAA
- a CDS encoding anaerobic ribonucleoside-triphosphate reductase activating protein, translating into MQSAHILLKGIPRPIYNITPFTLLDYPDKTACIIWFAGCNMRCGYCYNPEIVRGKGKLNINQALEFIYSRRKLLDGIVFSGGECTLHPELYPLIKTCKKLGFKVKLDTNGSLPKRLKPLLDEGLIDYVAMDFKALPDQYKKITGSNLYQEFEQSLHLLQKTGIDFEIRTTVHSKLIAHDSLKKMVNHLEMLDYKGNYYIQPFLNNTPTLVPLPKSKGIQNLSSLSTSKINVVLR; encoded by the coding sequence ATGCAGAGCGCACACATTTTATTGAAGGGAATTCCTAGGCCAATATATAACATCACTCCATTTACGTTATTGGATTACCCAGACAAGACAGCCTGCATTATTTGGTTCGCAGGCTGCAATATGCGTTGTGGATATTGTTATAACCCGGAAATCGTCCGTGGAAAAGGGAAACTAAATATAAACCAAGCCTTAGAATTCATTTATTCCAGAAGAAAGTTATTGGATGGAATAGTATTTAGTGGTGGTGAATGCACTTTACATCCTGAGCTATACCCATTGATCAAGACCTGTAAAAAGCTAGGCTTCAAAGTAAAGCTAGACACCAATGGAAGTTTGCCAAAAAGGTTAAAACCATTACTTGACGAAGGCCTTATAGACTATGTAGCCATGGATTTCAAAGCGCTTCCCGACCAATATAAGAAAATCACAGGATCAAATCTTTATCAAGAATTCGAACAAAGCCTACATCTGTTACAAAAAACTGGGATTGACTTTGAGATAAGGACTACCGTACATTCAAAGCTTATTGCCCATGACAGCCTCAAAAAAATGGTTAACCATTTGGAAATGCTCGACTATAAAGGGAATTATTATATCCAGCCATTTTTGAACAATACACCAACTTTGGTCCCCCTCCCCAAATCAAAAGGCATTCAAAACCTTTCCTCATTATCCACTTCAAAAATAAATGTGGTTTTGCGTTAA
- a CDS encoding cytochrome C, protein MENHRKVKVFLDDDQVPFGEFHPPVKFMLDTTKIPDGKHKLKIVAKSTDGIEGVREVNFEVRNGPAIDLVGLKENDIVDENVTLTINAYGSERKDLFVVTGSETPKGIPSWVWAILIGFIGWGMYYLLRFWTDDNYISFF, encoded by the coding sequence ATGGAAAATCATAGAAAGGTAAAAGTATTTCTGGATGATGATCAGGTTCCATTTGGTGAATTTCATCCTCCTGTAAAGTTTATGTTGGATACTACCAAGATTCCTGATGGTAAGCACAAATTGAAAATTGTGGCCAAATCCACTGATGGTATTGAAGGGGTCAGAGAAGTTAACTTTGAAGTTCGGAATGGTCCCGCAATCGATCTGGTAGGCCTCAAAGAAAATGATATTGTGGACGAAAATGTGACCCTTACTATTAATGCATACGGTAGTGAGCGAAAGGACTTATTTGTTGTGACCGGATCAGAAACTCCCAAGGGCATCCCATCATGGGTATGGGCCATTTTGATTGGATTCATTGGTTGGGGGATGTATTATTTGTTGAGATTTTGGACAGATGATAATTATATCAGTTTTTTCTAA